Proteins from one Bombus pascuorum chromosome 15, iyBomPasc1.1, whole genome shotgun sequence genomic window:
- the LOC132914692 gene encoding rho GTPase-activating protein 100F isoform X8, whose amino-acid sequence MDKRTIPRTTDLDTSRRRKEEQQRAWTPVETRERGAEGCTTKAEELLAAAAGLPEDTSNKRGCKSAAQVWMSLLSLCDRMCGSAAWLVLFTCLHGEGRGEVTDISASPGRQAPANQLRPKEPPPMVIQGDFRKVSGISTEIFKQIETVENDHDASTAAALEAVERRGEMVVRVIEPRQMGRQASEAAKKFIAMQDPKHPIHFVEIIKRPGQTLGLYIREGNGVDRNDGVFISRIALETAVYNSGCLKVGDEILAVNLVDVTHMSLDDVVIIMSIPRRLVLATRHGQHQPVSHSRQAEHKPPPVVVIKRDLNEDESDHATSNHVRDGNRRRGDGREMLPSRSRLGLSGLGSSQDLGSSNGDLYYNSRPEGHWSYQPPPPPVITHQPKPSTTQHFQPYERGYPKTLESLAEKDFTKVHSFYTGPVMPSNGGRRMSTGAGMQSVGSRLSSQTQPSHYGYGQHSGSGRIMPRSGSDQHLPRVDYTSISTPARHTLLRSSLKSGTSALRYNTRYGTQGDSTSTTQRQGQFGTLTRRHRPSLDYASDTEATCSSSPKSAYYYYRHNMNNPPQSSAVSHLATLSRSQIGQSSSGLRSNSLPRSGRTLPQQPGLRSGLSTVASGLIDQEDSDGALSAPELPSIRRDRGRIPSSPSVFTSDEYRAWLSRTPSTSALYEQIRATTTRPPRYTYSAENIHAAVNQGEYGSYGTYRPLSSTLDRLSTRSASAQQVNLANLRASTAISSTCHRGTANPRPASVASSARTSLTSQKPSLSSSTTQRATSVRRIRNLLDLESTRSIPTPTPTRTQDQRLLDINPAEFLKYKIEKPPTVGTPSSTSSLLSSLGETSSGDLAGGVSGLLWVHLLAGRGLRSTTSSSAATTPSTPSGQPNLASCGLRDLYCVLECDRVHKARTVMRTGDLMFDWDETFELDLVGNRQLDLLVYSWDPQYRHKLCYKGSVHLATLLKESPVHQLAVKVEPRGTIYLRLRYTDAQQTFRRRGLPVISLATRVAPLFGVDLDTVVSRESKTGGVPGGVSTALAMGVPNVPIIVWRCVEEVERRGLDIIGLYRLCGSATKKRILREAFERNARSVNLSPDNVPDINVITGVLKDYLRELPEPLFTRCLYQMMVDALAVCLPDDPQGNAKLMFSILDCLPKVNRCTLIYLLDHLAMVVSQCNKMSPASLAVCFGPVLMLHSEENGPPLDFQQPIAVLKYLLEIWPVKSVRKISSVASALPRVTPTVEHNSSQQQLQHQQQAQQQVQQQLQGTLGRTGLPWQPQHSLHQQPPTTAAPAALAPSTRPPPPVKPRQVNSRGSSAIANCSP is encoded by the exons ATGGATAAACGTACTATCCCAAGAACGACGGACCTCGACACCTCGAGAAGGAGGAAAGAGGAACAGCAGAGGGCCTGGACACCGGTTGAGACCAGGGAGAGGGGTGCTGAGGGCTGCACGACCAAGGCTGAAGAGCTCCTAGCCGCTGCCGCCGGCCTTCCTGAGGACACGTCTAACAAAAGGGGCTGCAAATCGGCCGCGCAAGTGTGGATGTCTTTATTGTCCCTCTGTGATCGGATGTGCGGCTCCGCCGCGTGGCTAGTGCTCTTCACATGCCTCCACGGG GAGGGCCGGGGGGAAGTGACAGACATCAGCGCAAGTCCTGGGAGGCAAGCACCTGCCAACCAGTTGCGCCCCAAGGAACCACCCCCCATGGTGATTCAGGGAGATTTCAGAAAG GTGAGTGGAATCAGCACAGAGATCTTCAAACAGATCGAGACCGTCGAGAACGATCATGACGCCTCGACAGCAGCGGCCCTCGAAGCTGTCGAACGAAGGGGTGAGATGGTCGTCCGAGTCATCGAGCCACGACAGATGGGCAGACAGGCGTCCGAGGCGGCGAAAAAGTTCATTGCTATGCAG GATCCAAAGCACCCCATCCACTTTGTCGAGATAATCAAAAGGCCAGGCCAGACGCTGGGGTTGTACATACGGGAGGGCAATGGCGTCGACAGAAACGACGGTGTCTTTATCTCAAGGATAGCCCTGGAGACCGCAGTCTACAACAGCGGCTGCCTGAAG GTTGGGGATGAAATCCTAGCAGTGAATCTAGTCGATGTGACGCACATGAGCCTGGACGATGTCGTGATCATTATGTCGATACCCAGGAGGCTCGTCCTGGCGACTAGGCATGGCCAGCACCAGCCTGTCTCACATAGTCGTCAGGCCGAGCACAAACCGCCTCCGGTTGTGGTGATCAAGAGGGATCTAAACGAAGATGAGAGCGACCATGCAACAAGTAACCACGTCAG GGATGGCAATCGTAGGCGTGGCGACGGTCGTGAGATGCTACCTTCCCGGTCTAGATTAGGTCTGTCGGGTCTAGGCTCCAGTCAAGACCTAGGTTCCAGCAACGGTGATCTATACTACAACTCCAGACCGGAGGGACACTGGTCGTATCAACCACCACCACCTCCTGTTATCACACATCAGCCAAAACCCTCTACGACGCAACACTTCCAGCCTTATGAACGTGGATATCCAAAAACTTTGGAGAGTTTAGCTGAAAAA GATTTCACAAAG GTACACTCCTTCTACACGGGGCCAGTTATGCCCTCAAATGGTGGTCGTCGAATGTCCACGGGCGCAGGGATGCAGTCGGTTGGCAGCAGATTGTCTAGTCAGACTCAGCCATCGCATTATGGTTATGGCCAACATTCTGGAAGTGGAAGAATCATGCCTAGAAGCGGTTCAGATCAACATTTACCTCGTGTTGATTACACAAGTATCAGCACTCCAGCTCGACATACTCTTCTTAGATCCAGCTTGAAGTCAG GAACATCTGCGTTGAGATATAACACCAGATATGGCACTCAGGGAGACAGTACGTCGACTACTCAGAGACAAGGTCAATTTGGTACTCTAACCAGGAGGCACCGACCATCGTTGGATTATGCTTCAGACACTGAAGCAACCTGTTCGAGTTCGCCCAAGTCGGCGTATTATTACTACAGGCATAATATGAACAATCCACCTCAGAGTAGCGCTGTCTCGCATCTTGCCACCCTATCAAGATCACAGATTGGTCAGAGTTCCTCAG GCTTGAGATCGAATTCGTTGCCTCGTAGTGGCAGAACGTTGCCCCAGCAACCAGGTCTCAGGTCTGGACTTAGCACAGTAGCATCTGGACTAATAGATCAGGAAGATAGTGACGGAGCACTATCAGCGCCCGAACTACCTTCCATTAGACGCGATAGAG GAAGAATACCGTCATCACCCAGTGTGTTCACATCAGATGAGTACCGAGCATGGCTGAGTCGAACGCCGAGTACCAGTGCATTGTACGAGCAGATTAGGGCCACTACGACTAGACCACCACGTTACACTTACAGCGCAGAGAACATCCACGCAGCTGTAAATCAA gGTGAATATGGAAGCTATGGGACGTACAGACCATTGTCCAGCACGTTGGATCGTTTGTCAACAAGATCAGCCTCTGCTCAGCAAGTGAATCTTGCCAACTTAAGAGCATCGACAGCGATCAGCTCGACGTGTCATCGTGGAACAGCGAACCCAAGACCGGCCTCGGTTGCATCCAGTGCTCGTACGTCCTTGACGAGTCAGAAACCGTCACTGAGCAGCTCCACTACCCAGAGGGCAACGTCGGTCAGAAGAATCAGGAACCTGCTGGACCTGGAATCCACCCGAAGCATACCTACCCCCACACCTACCAGAACTCAGGATCAAAGACTGCTAGATATTAATCCTGCAG AGTTCCTTAAGTATAAGATAGAAAAACCTCCGACTGTGGGAACTCCGAGCTCGACTAGCTCTCTTTTGAGCTCGCTCGGGGAAACCAGCAGCGGTGACCTGGCGGGTGGTGTTAGTGGACTACTTTGGGTCCATCTTCTGGCAGGTCGTGGCCTCCGTTCAACAACATCCTCCTCAGCTGCCACTACACCTTCCACACCATCAGGTCAGCCTAATTTAG CTAGTTGCGGCTTGAGAGACCTTTACTGCGTGCTGGAGTGCGATAGGGTGCACAAGGCGAGGACAGTGATGCGAACTGGCGATTTAATGTTCGACTGGGACGAAACCTTCGAGCTGGACCTCGTTGGCAACCGGCAGTTAGACTTGCTGGTCTATTCCTGGGATCCACAGTACAGGCACAAGCTTTGTTACAAAGGATCTGTGCACCTGGCGACCCTTTTGAAAGAATCACCAGTTCACCAGCTAGCTGTCAAAGTTGAACCACGTGGCACAATTTATCTAAGACTGAGATATACGGATGCTCAGCAAACATTCCGAAGGAGAGGACTCCCAGTCATATCTCTGGCTACCAGAGTGGCGCCACTTTTCGGAGTTGACCTTGACACAGTG GTGAGTCGAGAGAGCAAGACTGGTGGAGTTCCTGGAGGTGTTTCTACCGCCCTAGCCATGGGTGTTCCAAATGTGCCCATAATTGTATGGCGTTGTGTCGAAGAAGTTGAAAGAAGAGGTCTTGACATCATTG GTCTATACAGGCTCTGTGGTTCAGCTACCAAAAAAAGGATACTTAGGGAGGCTTTTGAAAGGAATGCTCGTTCAGTGAACCTGTCGCCTGACAATGTACCGGATATCAACGTGATTACTG GTGTACTGAAGGATTACTTGCGAGAACTTCCAGAACCACTCTTCACGAGGTGCCTGTATCAGATGATGGTCGATGCATTGGCCGTCTGTCTACCGGATGATCCACAAGGCAACGCAAAACTTATGTTCAGTATACTTGACTGTTTACCAAAAGTGAACAGG TGTACGTTAATCTACTTGCTGGATCATCTGGCAATGGTAGTATCACAGTGTAATAAGATGTCACCAGCAAGTTTGGCAGTCTGTTTCGGACCAGTTTTAATGCTACATTCTGAAGAGAACGGACCGCCTTTGGATTTCCAACAACCAATAGCAGTTCTCAAGTATCTTCTTGAAATTTGGCCTGTTAAGTCAG TTCGGAAGATTTCTTCAGTCGCTTCGGCGCTTCCTCGAGTTACGCCAACAGTCGAGCACAACAGCAGTCAACAGCAACTGCAACACCAGCAGCAGGCTCAGCAACAGGTGCAACAGCAACTGCAGGGAACATTGGGACGCACAGGGCTGCCCTGGCAGCCTCAACACTCACTTCATCAACAGCCCCCAACTACGGCAGCACCCGCAGCCCTCGCGCCCTCCACTCGTCCTCCACCACCGGTCAAGCCTCGCCAG GTTAACTCTCGAGGATCGTCGGCCATTGCAAATTGTTCGCCCTGA
- the LOC132914692 gene encoding rho GTPase-activating protein 100F isoform X10, producing MDKRTIPRTTDLDTSRRRKEEQQRAWTPVETRERGAEGCTTKAEELLAAAAGLPEDTSNKRGCKSAAQVWMSLLSLCDRMCGSAAWLVLFTCLHGEGRGEVTDISASPGRQAPANQLRPKEPPPMVIQGDFRKVSGISTEIFKQIETVENDHDASTAAALEAVERRGEMVVRVIEPRQMGRQASEAAKKFIAMQDPKHPIHFVEIIKRPGQTLGLYIREGNGVDRNDGVFISRIALETAVYNSGCLKVGDEILAVNLVDVTHMSLDDVVIIMSIPRRLVLATRHGQHQPVSHSRQAEHKPPPVVVIKRDLNEDESDHATSNHVRDGNRRRGDGREMLPSRSRLGLSGLGSSQDLGSSNGDLYYNSRPEGHWSYQPPPPPVITHQPKPSTTQHFQPYERGYPKTLESLAEKDFTKVHSFYTGPVMPSNGGRRMSTGAGMQSVGSRLSSQTQPSHYGYGQHSGSGRIMPRSGSDQHLPRVDYTSISTPARHTLLRSSLKSGTSALRYNTRYGTQGDSTSTTQRQGQFGTLTRRHRPSLDYASDTEATCSSSPKSAYYYYRHNMNNPPQSSAVSHLATLSRSQIGQSSSGLRSNSLPRSGRTLPQQPGLRSGLSTVASGLIDQEDSDGALSAPELPSIRRDRGRIPSSPSVFTSDEYRAWLSRTPSTSALYEQIRATTTRPPRYTYSAENIHAAVNQGEYGSYGTYRPLSSTLDRLSTRSASAQQVNLANLRASTAISSTCHRGTANPRPASVASSARTSLTSQKPSLSSSTTQRATSVRRIRNLLDLESTRSIPTPTPTRTQDQRLLDINPAEFLKYKIEKPPTVGTPSSTSSLLSSLGETSSGDLAGGVSGLLWVHLLAGRGLRSTTSSSAATTPSTPSGQPNLASCGLRDLYCVLECDRVHKARTVMRTGDLMFDWDETFELDLVGNRQLDLLVYSWDPQYRHKLCYKGSVHLATLLKESPVHQLAVKVEPRGTIYLRLRYTDAQQTFRRRGLPVISLATRVAPLFGVDLDTVVSRESKTGGVPGGVSTALAMGVPNVPIIVWRCVEEVERRGLDIIGLYRLCGSATKKRILREAFERNARSVNLSPDNVPDINVITGVLKDYLRELPEPLFTRCLYQMMVDALAVCLPDDPQGNAKLMFSILDCLPKVNRCTLIYLLDHLAMVVSQCNKMSPASLAVCFGPVLMLHSEENGPPLDFQQPIAVLKYLLEIWPVKSDSSEDFFSRFGASSSYANSRAQQQSTATATPAAGSATGATATAGNIGTHRAALAASTLTSSTAPNYGSTRSPRALHSSSTTGQASPGDSLVSRFT from the exons ATGGATAAACGTACTATCCCAAGAACGACGGACCTCGACACCTCGAGAAGGAGGAAAGAGGAACAGCAGAGGGCCTGGACACCGGTTGAGACCAGGGAGAGGGGTGCTGAGGGCTGCACGACCAAGGCTGAAGAGCTCCTAGCCGCTGCCGCCGGCCTTCCTGAGGACACGTCTAACAAAAGGGGCTGCAAATCGGCCGCGCAAGTGTGGATGTCTTTATTGTCCCTCTGTGATCGGATGTGCGGCTCCGCCGCGTGGCTAGTGCTCTTCACATGCCTCCACGGG GAGGGCCGGGGGGAAGTGACAGACATCAGCGCAAGTCCTGGGAGGCAAGCACCTGCCAACCAGTTGCGCCCCAAGGAACCACCCCCCATGGTGATTCAGGGAGATTTCAGAAAG GTGAGTGGAATCAGCACAGAGATCTTCAAACAGATCGAGACCGTCGAGAACGATCATGACGCCTCGACAGCAGCGGCCCTCGAAGCTGTCGAACGAAGGGGTGAGATGGTCGTCCGAGTCATCGAGCCACGACAGATGGGCAGACAGGCGTCCGAGGCGGCGAAAAAGTTCATTGCTATGCAG GATCCAAAGCACCCCATCCACTTTGTCGAGATAATCAAAAGGCCAGGCCAGACGCTGGGGTTGTACATACGGGAGGGCAATGGCGTCGACAGAAACGACGGTGTCTTTATCTCAAGGATAGCCCTGGAGACCGCAGTCTACAACAGCGGCTGCCTGAAG GTTGGGGATGAAATCCTAGCAGTGAATCTAGTCGATGTGACGCACATGAGCCTGGACGATGTCGTGATCATTATGTCGATACCCAGGAGGCTCGTCCTGGCGACTAGGCATGGCCAGCACCAGCCTGTCTCACATAGTCGTCAGGCCGAGCACAAACCGCCTCCGGTTGTGGTGATCAAGAGGGATCTAAACGAAGATGAGAGCGACCATGCAACAAGTAACCACGTCAG GGATGGCAATCGTAGGCGTGGCGACGGTCGTGAGATGCTACCTTCCCGGTCTAGATTAGGTCTGTCGGGTCTAGGCTCCAGTCAAGACCTAGGTTCCAGCAACGGTGATCTATACTACAACTCCAGACCGGAGGGACACTGGTCGTATCAACCACCACCACCTCCTGTTATCACACATCAGCCAAAACCCTCTACGACGCAACACTTCCAGCCTTATGAACGTGGATATCCAAAAACTTTGGAGAGTTTAGCTGAAAAA GATTTCACAAAG GTACACTCCTTCTACACGGGGCCAGTTATGCCCTCAAATGGTGGTCGTCGAATGTCCACGGGCGCAGGGATGCAGTCGGTTGGCAGCAGATTGTCTAGTCAGACTCAGCCATCGCATTATGGTTATGGCCAACATTCTGGAAGTGGAAGAATCATGCCTAGAAGCGGTTCAGATCAACATTTACCTCGTGTTGATTACACAAGTATCAGCACTCCAGCTCGACATACTCTTCTTAGATCCAGCTTGAAGTCAG GAACATCTGCGTTGAGATATAACACCAGATATGGCACTCAGGGAGACAGTACGTCGACTACTCAGAGACAAGGTCAATTTGGTACTCTAACCAGGAGGCACCGACCATCGTTGGATTATGCTTCAGACACTGAAGCAACCTGTTCGAGTTCGCCCAAGTCGGCGTATTATTACTACAGGCATAATATGAACAATCCACCTCAGAGTAGCGCTGTCTCGCATCTTGCCACCCTATCAAGATCACAGATTGGTCAGAGTTCCTCAG GCTTGAGATCGAATTCGTTGCCTCGTAGTGGCAGAACGTTGCCCCAGCAACCAGGTCTCAGGTCTGGACTTAGCACAGTAGCATCTGGACTAATAGATCAGGAAGATAGTGACGGAGCACTATCAGCGCCCGAACTACCTTCCATTAGACGCGATAGAG GAAGAATACCGTCATCACCCAGTGTGTTCACATCAGATGAGTACCGAGCATGGCTGAGTCGAACGCCGAGTACCAGTGCATTGTACGAGCAGATTAGGGCCACTACGACTAGACCACCACGTTACACTTACAGCGCAGAGAACATCCACGCAGCTGTAAATCAA gGTGAATATGGAAGCTATGGGACGTACAGACCATTGTCCAGCACGTTGGATCGTTTGTCAACAAGATCAGCCTCTGCTCAGCAAGTGAATCTTGCCAACTTAAGAGCATCGACAGCGATCAGCTCGACGTGTCATCGTGGAACAGCGAACCCAAGACCGGCCTCGGTTGCATCCAGTGCTCGTACGTCCTTGACGAGTCAGAAACCGTCACTGAGCAGCTCCACTACCCAGAGGGCAACGTCGGTCAGAAGAATCAGGAACCTGCTGGACCTGGAATCCACCCGAAGCATACCTACCCCCACACCTACCAGAACTCAGGATCAAAGACTGCTAGATATTAATCCTGCAG AGTTCCTTAAGTATAAGATAGAAAAACCTCCGACTGTGGGAACTCCGAGCTCGACTAGCTCTCTTTTGAGCTCGCTCGGGGAAACCAGCAGCGGTGACCTGGCGGGTGGTGTTAGTGGACTACTTTGGGTCCATCTTCTGGCAGGTCGTGGCCTCCGTTCAACAACATCCTCCTCAGCTGCCACTACACCTTCCACACCATCAGGTCAGCCTAATTTAG CTAGTTGCGGCTTGAGAGACCTTTACTGCGTGCTGGAGTGCGATAGGGTGCACAAGGCGAGGACAGTGATGCGAACTGGCGATTTAATGTTCGACTGGGACGAAACCTTCGAGCTGGACCTCGTTGGCAACCGGCAGTTAGACTTGCTGGTCTATTCCTGGGATCCACAGTACAGGCACAAGCTTTGTTACAAAGGATCTGTGCACCTGGCGACCCTTTTGAAAGAATCACCAGTTCACCAGCTAGCTGTCAAAGTTGAACCACGTGGCACAATTTATCTAAGACTGAGATATACGGATGCTCAGCAAACATTCCGAAGGAGAGGACTCCCAGTCATATCTCTGGCTACCAGAGTGGCGCCACTTTTCGGAGTTGACCTTGACACAGTG GTGAGTCGAGAGAGCAAGACTGGTGGAGTTCCTGGAGGTGTTTCTACCGCCCTAGCCATGGGTGTTCCAAATGTGCCCATAATTGTATGGCGTTGTGTCGAAGAAGTTGAAAGAAGAGGTCTTGACATCATTG GTCTATACAGGCTCTGTGGTTCAGCTACCAAAAAAAGGATACTTAGGGAGGCTTTTGAAAGGAATGCTCGTTCAGTGAACCTGTCGCCTGACAATGTACCGGATATCAACGTGATTACTG GTGTACTGAAGGATTACTTGCGAGAACTTCCAGAACCACTCTTCACGAGGTGCCTGTATCAGATGATGGTCGATGCATTGGCCGTCTGTCTACCGGATGATCCACAAGGCAACGCAAAACTTATGTTCAGTATACTTGACTGTTTACCAAAAGTGAACAGG TGTACGTTAATCTACTTGCTGGATCATCTGGCAATGGTAGTATCACAGTGTAATAAGATGTCACCAGCAAGTTTGGCAGTCTGTTTCGGACCAGTTTTAATGCTACATTCTGAAGAGAACGGACCGCCTTTGGATTTCCAACAACCAATAGCAGTTCTCAAGTATCTTCTTGAAATTTGGCCTGTTAAGTCAG ACAGTTCGGAAGATTTCTTCAGTCGCTTCGGCGCTTCCTCGAGTTACGCCAACAGTCGAGCACAACAGCAGTCAACAGCAACTGCAACACCAGCAGCAGGCTCAGCAACAGGTGCAACAGCAACTGCAGGGAACATTGGGACGCACAGGGCTGCCCTGGCAGCCTCAACACTCACTTCATCAACAGCCCCCAACTACGGCAGCACCCGCAGCCCTCGCGCCCTCCACTCGTCCTCCACCACCGGTCAAGCCTCGCCAG GTGATAGTCTCGTCTCCCGGTTCACCTAG